A window of Branchiostoma floridae strain S238N-H82 chromosome 9, Bfl_VNyyK, whole genome shotgun sequence genomic DNA:
CAATTGTATTTCCTGTGGTATATACGAGTATGCCAGTAGAGTGCGTTCGTGCACAGACCAACAGTTTAGTGATCTGTAACGTTTTCAGTGCGGCGTTTTCTATAACGATTTCTGTAACGATACGCAGTTTAGAGTACAGAGATGAGTAGTTTGCTGGAAGGCGTGTGGGCTTTTCGTCATTATCATGGCGACCTACCGTTGTTTCTGGCggctacatgtgtgtgtctgctGACATATCTGTATCTCCAGCGGCCCAGAAACCTCCCGCCCGGACCCAGGGGGTGGCCGCTTCTCGGTAACATCCCCATGGTAGCAAAGGTGAGTTCAAGAAACTATTCTCTATCATACGCCACCAGCATAGGAAAATATGTCAGCCAATTGTGGTGAGATGAATACAGAAACAGTTTTCCTAAACGTTGACATAATAAGATACGTCAAACCATGTAATTTTCTTgatcaagttctctgacgcgtAATTTCGCTCCTACCATCTTGATAGAAATGTGACAGTCTTGTTGACTTTCGTACAAATGAGTGTAATCTTAAAAAANNNNNNNNNNNNNNNNNNNNNNNNNNNNNNNNNNNNNNNNNNNNNNNNNNNNNNNNNNNNNNNNNNNNNNNNNNNNNNNNNNNNNNNNNNNNNNNNNNNNATAGAATTTGATGTGAATACCGGGCAAACTATGCTGAGGTCGGAAGGTTTGGGCAGGCCATTCTTTGTGATTATGTaggtggaactatgaacagccatatcaTATGATTAAAGCCCTAGAGTTTTCTTCGTTATTGAGGTTTGGGGCCACCCTAACAGAGGCACTCGAAAATCAAGTTACCGtcgaaaattactgaaattgcgatggcttCCCTCATAGATCTGCTGAAGATACGAACATAAGATGCTCAAACAGAATTACGTCGTACTTTACTGCAGCACAAGAAGGATTCTgtactttactttgtgtacagatgACAAGTGAGCTGCACGGCACTCTATACAGGCTATGGTCCGTGGCAGTTACGGCCCATGCACTCATATTCGTGGCACGGCCgtttttatcaatatcataaatattACAAAGTATGATGAAGAAACTGTTAGAATTGAATGAGAAGTAGATCTAATCGAAACGTGTTGCTATCGCGTAGTAAAACCCGACACGCCATGGCAGGtatcatttgcatatatattagGAGAGTCTTGATGAACACGGTACTCGACCCTTCCTCTCTTTATCGTCACCCCTGCACGGTCCGTACTGTGCTTGTTTATGTAAACATTACAAGATACAAAAGCAGAACCGAGCGGTATGCAGGTCGCAAATGTTTACTGTTTTGtcccatgaccatgaccatgaccattgCCGTACCAATAACAGCCTGTGCACAAATATTTATGCCATGAATCTTTGTTTAACAGATCATTATCGGTGTTGAAGAAGTCACGCAGAAGCATATCTGTTAGACTAtttaaaaataacaaggagaatttgccacctcggGGGTACCTATTtttcctggcccatggactataagACTCATTCTGTGCATGAGCTTACAGATGTTTATACAAATTGTATCGTTTTCTTTCTTCCATAATTTCCTATTATGATTTCATTCCAGTCAGCCTTTCTCCCCGCCACTTTGACGGAGCTGTCCAAACAGTACGGTGACGTCATGACCATCTGGATGGGCCGGGTTCCCGCCATTGTTATTTCTGGGTACGAGACTATCCGGACCGCCCTGGTCAAGAGAGCTGAAGACTTCTCCAGTCGGAAAATACAACCAGTGGCAGCAATGGCAGGTAGAGATAAAGGTAACTTAACGTCTCATATTGTACCCAGTTTATGTGTACCTCATTCTATTTTGTGACAATCTACACccactttcgtcagtgacactgaagaactTTAAAAATAGTGCTTTTTTGTCTTGGAAACGATATAAAGTTTACAACAATACCACAAAGAGACTGTTTATTTCTAGGTGTTCTGATGGCACCCTACGGATCACACTGGAAACACCAGCGTAAATTCGCCCTGATGACTCTCCGGGACTTCGGCTTCGGCAAGCGGAGTTTGGAGGGCAAGATCACCGAAGAATGCAACGCACTTGTACAGGAAATTCTGTCGCATAACGGACAACCGTTTGATTTAAAGATCATGATGCAAAACGCTGTCAGTAACATCATTTGTTCCATTGTCTTTGGGGGCAGATTTGAATACGGCGACCCTGATTTCCTACGACTGATTCGCCTGTTGAACTCGG
This region includes:
- the LOC118422410 gene encoding cytochrome P450 2J6-like, with amino-acid sequence MVAKSAFLPATLTELSKQYGDVMTIWMGRVPAIVISGYETIRTALVKRAEDFSSRKIQPVAAMAGRDKGVLMAPYGSHWKHQRKFALMTLRDFGFGKRSLEGKITEECNALVQEILSHNGQPFDLKIMMQNAVSNIICSIVFGGRFEYGDPDFLRLIRLLNSVVEAKPSFMDRLEMIHPVFRCLRFIGTSKNDKMTRMFQTLQQFYREQIEKHRVTFDPNDIRDFIDAFLLEQQRAPEEQAWEHFTDKQLQEVLMDLFVAGTETTATTTRWALLYMMLNQTSRKRFIRR